GGTTCCCCAGATCGAAGATATCCCGCACCTTGCCTTTTCTTGTGGGGGCGATATTGGGAATTTGAATTGAGGTAATAGCAGTCATGACAATGCGCTGTTCGCTCCTTTTTTATCCGGCTTGGGAAATCGTTTTACTTACAAAAGCATATTGCGCAATCCGTGTTCCCTTGCCCTCTGGGTGAGACGAAGGCGATGGAGTAAGTTTAATAATATCAATCCTCATGCGTTATTATACCGAAAAAGGCAGCATCGCCGGATCCAGTTCTTGCTGCGTATCTACGCCGTTGCGCAGATATTCCGCCGCTTTTTCCGGCGGCATGGGATTGATGTAAAATCCCGTTCCCCATTCGAAGCCCGCCACTTGCGTCAACTTCGGCGTGATTTCCAAATGCCAATGGTAATGGGGAAAATCCCCCGCATCGCCGCATGGCCCCGTATGCAGCATATAGTTGTAAGAAGGATTGGACAAGACGATTTTTATGCGTTTCAACGAATGGCGCAATATTTCGGCGAAACCGGCGATCGTCTCTTGCGATATTTTTTCGAAATGGGATTGATGGTTTTTGGGCAATATCCACATTTCGAAGGGAAAACGGGAAGCGTAAGGATTCAGGCAGACGAAACTTTTATTTTCATGGACGATGCGAAGACCGCTGGTTTTTTCCTGTTGGATCATATCGCAATAAACGCAACGGTTATGAATCCGGTGATAACGAAGGCCGCCTTCGATCTCTTCATTGACCCGTTTGGGAATGATAGGAAGAACGATCAACTGCGAGTGGGGATGATCCAACGATGCGCCCGCCTGTTTGCCGTGATTTTTAAAAATCATGATGTATTGGAAGCGCTCGTCTTTTTTCAGATCGAGGATTCGCTCCTTATAGGCTTTGATTACTTCCTCGATCTGCGCCAGATCGAAATCCGCCATGGACGATTGATGATCGGGCGTTTCGATAATCACTTCATGATCCCCGATTCCGCTTAATTTCTCGAATATCCCATCGCGCGACTTTTCCAAATCCCCCGCTTTGACCAGAGCGGGAAATTTGTTGGGAACGACGCGCAGCCACCAACGGGAATCGGGGCAGCTTTCCGCTGGGTATTGATAAGCCAACAATTCCTTGGGCGTTTTATCTTCGTTTCCTGGGCAAAAAGGACAAAAGCCGGGGGAAGGCTGCTTCGGCGTTTCGACGAAGAAATCCGTGGGACGCTTGGCTCGCTCCGACGCGATGATAACCCACCTTCCAATCACCGGGTCTTTCCTCAATTCCGACATAATCCGCTCCTTCAACCATGAAGATATGGGGAAGAGATGAAGTTTTTCCTTAGCCAGGGATTTGTATAATATTTGCAAATTCGCTCAGCGGCCTATCATCCCATAACACTCGCATTATAAATACGCTGCGGCGAAGAAGGAACGCGATCCAGGGAATCGGCATCTTCGATCTTCGATTTTTCTCTAATAAAAAACTAATTGTATGAAACCTTTCCTTCCGGGTCAATCGAACCTCCA
Above is a genomic segment from Candidatus Omnitrophota bacterium containing:
- the galT gene encoding galactose-1-phosphate uridylyltransferase; the encoded protein is MSELRKDPVIGRWVIIASERAKRPTDFFVETPKQPSPGFCPFCPGNEDKTPKELLAYQYPAESCPDSRWWLRVVPNKFPALVKAGDLEKSRDGIFEKLSGIGDHEVIIETPDHQSSMADFDLAQIEEVIKAYKERILDLKKDERFQYIMIFKNHGKQAGASLDHPHSQLIVLPIIPKRVNEEIEGGLRYHRIHNRCVYCDMIQQEKTSGLRIVHENKSFVCLNPYASRFPFEMWILPKNHQSHFEKISQETIAGFAEILRHSLKRIKIVLSNPSYNYMLHTGPCGDAGDFPHYHWHLEITPKLTQVAGFEWGTGFYINPMPPEKAAEYLRNGVDTQQELDPAMLPFSV